CAGAACGGCAAGAAATCATCTTAAGGACATTTTCTTTGAACGTAAGATGCCCCATGCTCTTCGTACCTGTCATCAGCATAATGAAAAGGTGTACTCATTAAAAACCACTGTAATTATGCGGCGTAGGAACAGCTGTTTTAAAGGAAACAAAAACTAGGAGTACTGTTGCTTGTCAAAACTGAAAAGTAGCATTGGTTtcaaagaaacatgcagaacttACTCGGACTTTGAAAACCACATTTGTTGAAAGGAACCAAGAGATGCCAATATGctgccccctatccaaacactgcacAACGCCTTTGTTAgatcagaactgtgtgaagaaaGCCTCCAATTGCTAAGTGCAAACCATTATTTATGGAACAACAGATATATGCTCTTCAAACTAGCATTTCAAGATTTTACTAAAAGCAGTAACAAAAAGAGTATGTTTACGTTTTCTCAAATCTGCACTTATACGGTAAGGGAAAGGGGAAAAAGGATATGCCAATAGTACTTGAAATTTTACTAGGCAAAATGCTTCAGTTATATGCTGTCAGCTTTAAACTTAGAAATAGCAAATATCGGGAGAAATCCAAACGAATCCGTGAATGTTGCATCCAGACGAGAAAAGTCCAGAAAACACACTAGACAGTTGAAAGCTTCAACCTTTACTTTATACACTCAACACCTAAAGGAACTATTACCATGAAGAGAGGCTGAGAAAGACGAAATGAGAACTACAGAGTAATAGTTTAACCTGAATCTCCTTTCTGTAGCATTTCCACTAGCCAGTACTTTGACTCTCGCTGCTTGAGGAGACTCCTGGAAAAAAGCGAAGACAGATATGAAATTAGGTATTCAAGCTAAGGAGATAAGATAAGACTGCTATCCTTGAATTTGAACAAGTGCATAAAAGGTGAGAGGGGCATAGTTAGAGTTAAATGGGAAATGGCACCTCTAGCAAGTCCTTTTCCAGACGTTCTTTGAGTTGCTGCATCGATGCTGTTCCCCCAGCAAGCTGTATTAAGCAGTGAATCAAACTAAAATCTCATCCAAAGTTTcatattcaaacaggcaaaataCAAGCAGTCTTCGGAAATCCATATGCTTGTGGTACGTAGGTATGGGACTTAATCCAATGATAAATTTGAAAAGCACTGGCTCTAATCTGCCATTGAATTTTCATATTGTTCTTTATATACTAATTTTTATCTACAAAGTCATAAAGAACATCATCCAGTTAGAAAAATTATAATTACTTTGTCATgcaatttctatttttttctccAGAAGGAAAGCGTCCTCTCAGTTTCAGTGCTTACAATGTGAAAATGGGAATTTAAAAGAATTGACTTTTATAAAATGATCTTCACAAGTATTTAAATGTTAAAAGCAACTACAAAAATTAGGGGAAGTGCGCAAAAAGGAAACTTCAGCCTCATATTTAAAGAGATTACAAGAAGCATTGATGGCTTTACCAATATACTACTAAAAAGTTCTCTTCGGATATCCACATCGCACTTGTTAATGCTCTCGATAACCTGAAAATTTTGAGTAAATCAAATGACAAAGGAAATGCGAAAGAGGAACAAAATTTGAAGGACGAATTTCAACTGATATTATATATTTGAGCAAAGGGAGAAAGGACCAACCATTTGTGGTAGACCACGAAGAGAAGCAGCAGTCTCAGCAAAACTTTCCATACCGGGGATAGTCTGTGACGCACCAGAAAGAAAAACACCAAAGTAAAAGACTAGATAAACCAGAAAATCTGAAGCGGCTAGCTTGAGAAGGCAAGATGACAGATTCTCCAGATAATAGGTATGCTTATACAGAAACAACACCGAAAAAATACTTTATTAAAAATCATTAGAGACTGATATCTCAAATAATACATATCTTTGACAATTCAACAACTAAATCTGAATCTCAAAGGTAGAGATCATGGCAAAATAAACTGTCACCCAGAAACATCCCACTATTTTGTGACCTGAAATACTATAAACtttgttgaaacttgaaatgcAAGGAAATGAGATGCAAAGTTAAAAAGGTAATATCGAACCAAATTGTGTGAGCAGTACTGGAGGTGTGTAAATTAGCACAGCCAGGTCCATTATCCTTATTTACCATCAAAATAATTCTTGAAATATAGTTCTAATCATTGCAATGCAAAGATAGGACCTTGCAGATCATACCAAGGAGTGCTTCAGCTATAAGTATACCCCATTTCTTAAGGATCAATACATAAAAAGTGAAAAATACGACAGCGGGGAGGCAGGGCAAGACGCATTACAGATTCAACATCTTTTTtgatttgcaccgggtgtccgCGTCTCTTCGAGCCCCGACTAATCCCGGTggtgcacaggccctcggcaaggagtttctcgcaagtgcaccacggttaattcaggttttacccagtccgatggccctcagaaattgtttgcacccagtgggtttcgaacttgagaccttgaaagggagcaaaccccaaggctcaagtcaattgccaccaggCCAACCCCTGAGGGTTATTACAGATTCAACATCTTAATATAATTAAATACAGAATCATGCACAGAAGAAGATGAAAGTCACGCACAAACAACTGCTCACATACATCCATGAGACCATGACTCCCACAAGACAAGAGAACAACACAAGAAACCCGAAAATTAGGACGCTAAGCAATACCAACCTGAACTAATGATGGATTGAAAATAATATCAGGAATCTTGAATCTATCCGCTCCGACTTCTATCGTTCTGTTTCATCatgcaaaacaaaaaaatagaaggCATATGAAACTTAATTTTAACCATACAAAGGAATATTCCCCAATTCCaatctaattgacttaattgattttttgcagagagagagagaattgaaTGAGTTACTATATTTGACATCGCTAGATATTTGAGTCGTATGAAAAAGTATAAAGATGTCACATCAAATTCAATTAATATAAACTTATACAGAATGTTATCTTCAGCTTGACATTGTTTAAATAATGGACTCAGCCAATTAAGGAAAGAGAATCGCATGTTTTTGAGAAGGCATAGGTTAATCAAAATAGGTTACAGGCAGCAACTCTGAACGGCTGAAGCCTAATCATCTGGGACCGAAAACCACTACCATGGGGCTTCTAGTTATACCAAGAAAGAGTAAAACTACAAACCAAGAAATAAAAGGGGTTCGATTTTTGCATTTAGCTCTTCAACCAAAGATCTAAGGAAACTCAATCACTCATTCTCCAATGAAACAGAGGAAGACTACAACACTTACTGCCCGTCAGGTAGCTCATAAGACGTCGTTGGAATGTTTGAATATGAACTGTCTGCAAGAAATAGAGTAGTAGCATATtactttcaaacttcaaaaaaggAAAATACTACATACAGAAAAACACCAAAGAAAAAAAGCATATGAAAACATACAAGAATATAGTATCACTGGAACTTGAAGCAATCTCAACTGCCATAATGAGCatagtatatataataaaaggTCTAAGACTATTGCCAAAGATATCGGTGACATTTTGTTAGATGAGGAAgattaattttttcctttttccttcttcTGTCAACTGCCAACGTAAGCAGCAATATATACTAAAAGGTCTAAGATTATGGCCAAAATATATCAGTGACATTTTGTTGGATGAGGATAGTTACTTTTGTTCCCTTTCCCTTCTTCTGTTTCCTTTTAGATAAgggtacaatttttttttttttgatttgcaccgggtgtccgagtctcttcgagccccgactaatcccgggggtgcacaggccctcggcaaggagtttcccacaagtgcaccacggttaattcaggttttacccagtccgatggccctcagaaattgtttgcacccagtgggtttcgaacttgagaccttgaaagggagcaaaccccaaggctcaagtcaattgccaccaggCCAACCCCTGAGGGTTAGATAAGGGTACATTATAGCTGAGGGAATACAAAAGAAACAACTGTCATTTCTGTCAAGACATAATAGAATGTTGGCAATATCTTCAGAGTTAATATCCTTTCACTACACTTGGGTCAAGATTCAATTCCCTGTAAATATCTCCTGCATTGGATGTTAGATGATTCATAGTTTTTCAGGGCAGAGTTGGATGAGGGAAGAGGAAACAACATATATTTAATACCTATGCTAGATAAGGATCTATGACAGAAGCGGCTTTTGTTCATTATAGTACCTTGACCCAACTAAAGTAACTCGTTTTCCTGTTTGAGAGTCcaaacagttttttttttttttttaccaattgcattttaaaagtttatgatAAGTTTTTATAGTATCTCAATTAAATTTCGCAGGACAAAGTAACTGTTTCCAAAATTGAACCTCAAAAAATAAAAGTGGGCATTCAATTGGGAGTGGAAGCAAGTTATTTGGAGAACTGCCTTCTCATATTTAGATACATTTGTATCTTCTAGGGATAATAAACAACAGAGTCCATGAGTCAAAAGGAGTATAAGAATATAATAGTTAAGAGGAGAAACAAACCATCATATGGAGTATCTGGGGCTCGCGAGACGCATTCTTTTATGTCACTTGCAATCGCTCTCTGCAAAAACAGAACAAGACTGAGCAGCTAAGAGAAATAAAAACTGAAGAAAGGAAATGCTAATAATGATTAACCTGGCAATACAGTTTGTAACTCTCTGTTGTATCAGGGAAGTCAAGGTCTACTGTCTGTGAAACAAAGCATAGTTGTGATCAAGAAATTCGACAAAACATCAGAAGATTAATGGTGAACAAAGCTTAAAAAGATAGTAATGAAGAAATATAAACCAAGATACTTAAAATTATATTTAGGTGAGGATTAAACAATCAGATTGGTTATGGCACTAAAAAACAAGGGTGTGTTACCTGAAATTCTCCTGGACGGATCTCCTTCCGCTTGAATGAGTACCGAGGTTTTATCTAGAAGaataataagaaaaagggaaaaaaaaaaaaaagtttgtttCAAGATAAGGCAGATCATTGTGTATGAAATCATGTCTTAAGGGGGGAAACTGACAATAAATAACTAACCGTAATGCCTTTCTGTTCCAAACTTTTTATCAAGCAATCGGTAAGAATTTCTCCCCCAATAGGAGATGTAGCAACCGCCTGTTATCAAAATAAAGAAACATAGAATATATGTTCAACGAAACCAAAAACAGAACTTTGAGAACAACAATGCACAGACCATGTGTTGAATATTTAACATCCATAGCCACTAATATTTTCCCATCcttcaaaatataaaagaaagaTTGTACAAGTGCGCCAGCAACTTAGACCCTGTCTCCCCATGCAACGAGGAGGGATGATACAACTAAACATGAAATCCTTTTCCTCCTTCCACCTCCCATAGACAAAATAAACATCTAAAATTTTCATCTTGAGTGCCTGCCATCTTCAACATCTAAAGTACATGATCAATCCTGCATTGATTAATTAGCTTTTCCACCTTAAAATCCATATCCTGGGCTTGATTTCTTCTTCACTCTGGCTTACAATTTAGAAAACAGCAAGGAATATTCTATGAATGAATAGTCAGTTAACACATCTACTCGACGGAAACATGCCAGCCAAACCATTATATGATTTTTCTTAAAGAAATTCTAGCGAGATACAATTTGAGGCCCTCAGTTATTACCATGAAGGAAGTACAACAAGATAATAGATAttacttcttttttattttaattttatttttgagagtGAGAAGAGGAGGTTAGCAGATTCGGGAACAAATTCATTTGCTTCAGTGCAATTAAACAATTCCCAGACGCATGTCAGAAGTACAAACATTAATGGAGATCTCTGTTTGTCAAGTAGGAGCTCTGCTAATGCTAGGAATTGAACAAAAGAATTCcataagaaagaaaaggaaaagaggtcaTATTCAAACTGGAAGTAGTATATTTTACAATAGATAGCTCAACTAAATAGGTAAAAGTGATCATATGTTAAACTCTTAATTAAGTGAAGACACTACAGTCATCAGGGgaaaaaaacggaaaaaacttaGGCAGTTGTTCTTTGTTGAGGGATACCTTTTGAAGAACATATCCATCATGAACAGGAGCAACAGTAGTCGATCCTCCACCACTGTATTAGTTCAAGAACAGCTCTTTCAGCAATATCCAATGAGCAACAGAGAAAAGATGCAAGCAGAAACTGCTAGATTCATAACAGTTAAAAAGGTAGAGTAACAAAAAGAGCACACATGCATTCAGTCTCCTAAATAGAAACAGCTAtaacttgaaaagaaaatagtcAGCAGATCCGAGGACAGAGAAAAATGCAAACCACTCCTTCACCAACTTCAATAAGATAAAGCAAAATACTCCAGAACTGGTAACTTGAGCTTCAATTTTGTATAAATGATTGGATGACTTTTGATGTATAGTTGATTGCATGGATGAGCATTCCAGAGAACATCTTTGTATAGCTCTCTTTGCTAGGGAAAATAGTTGTAGAGGTAAACAAATAAAGTGTGCCTTCTTTAACACCATAAACTCTTAGATAAGGTGGTGCACACATTTCAACAATAATAGCGAATTTAGCTTCTTAATTATTGAAGAATTTCATTTGTGCTCCTGGTGTCTAACCAATAGCCAATTTAACTTCAACACTATTTTggtatcttttttttatttttttgataaggtaaaggTTTCATTAAAGGAGTACCAAGAAGGTACCCAAAAAAATACAAGTTACGGCATAGTTGCATCAGTTACATTCCCAAAACACCTATAAAATCTATAAACTGATCTAAGTTTTCAACTATATTTCCTTTACACCAGAAATACAAATTTTGAAGGCAACTATTCTTTACAAAAGCTAGGTGATTTCTTTGATTCTCAAAACGTCTCTTATTCCGTTCCAACCAAATGGTCCAAAAGATGCGGAGGGGTATAGTCTTCCAGATTTTTCCTGACTTTCTGGTATTGCCAACATAGCAGTAGGTCTTTCACATTCCTTGGCATCACTCAATGAACTCCACTCATGTTCAGAAAAAGATTCCAAATTTGTTGTATTTGGCTACAATGCAAAAAAAGATGTTCCAACGATTCTTGGGACCTTTCACAAAAAAAAAGTCTGCTGCACAAAGGTACTCCTCTTCTCTGTAACATCTCTTGAGTTAAACATGCCTGCCTAGCTACAATCCATCCAAAACAAGCAACTTTAAGAGGTGCTAAAGACCTCCACAACATTTTCCATGGCCAATTTAAATCCCAGTGGCCTATTTGCTTCTGCAGTAGTTTATAGCAACTCTTTACTGAAAATCTGCCATCCTTACCATCAATCCAAATTTGGGAATCCATGCTGTTAACATCGAGGATCACAGgttccaaaaaaatataaaagctgACCAATTTCATCAACCTCCCAATCATTGAAGTTTCTTCTGAAATTAAATTTCCACTCCTACCCAGTATAACAGTCTGCTATTGTACAATTTACATTGTAGGGAATCTATTCATCAGCTTCTCTTCTCCCCGCCAAACGTCTGTCCAGGACCTGATTCTGTTACCATCACCAACTTTCAATGCAATGAACTTCTGAAATTCAGGCCACAACTTGATTATTTGCGTCCATACTCCAATTCGTGAAGGCACAGAAATTGCACCAGGTGTCCAGACCTCATTTCTACCATATCTAGTGTCGACTAATTGTTTCCATAACTCCTCTCTATTGTCATTGTATCTCCACAAGCATTTGCACAACAGACTTTTATTGTGAAGTTTCAAATTTTTCACTCCCAAGCCACCAACTTCTTTATCTTTAATAACCTCCTGCCACTTCACCAGGTGAACTTTTTTCTTTTCAGAATTCCCTTCCCAGAGGAACTTGCTTCTCATGgaattcaacttcttttctacACTGCCAGGGATGGGAAAAAGGGACATCAAATAAGTAGGTATTCCATCTAGCACGCTATTAATTAAAGGAAGCCCTAAATAAATAGTAGGGAACTCCTCAATATTACATCCCATTAGTTCTGCCAATTCATTTATAGAGCTATCTGCATTAACATTGTATATGCAACTTTTTGCCAGATTCACTTTTAGGCCAGAAACTGCCTCAAAAGCTAGCAAATCccccgaagaagaagaagttgcTCTCTATCTGCTTCACAAAGAATCAAAGTGTCATCAGCATATAATATGAGTGAGATGACTATCTCCGTATTGTTTCTTCCTTCAATCTTAAAACCTTTAATCCACCCCAAACTTTCCGCTCTTTTGATCATTAGACTAAGAATTTCCATCACAATTACAAACAAATATGGAGACAGGGCATCTCCTTGCCTTAAGCCCCTCTGTGACTTGAAGTAACCCTTAGGACTGCCATTAATCCACACCAAGAACCTGGCAGTAGAGATGCATGACTTGATCCACTCTATCCATTTATTCCCAAAATTCATCAACTgcaacaaattcaacaaacaattCCTGTTAACATGATCATAGGCCTTCTCCAAATCTAGTTTACATACCACTCCAACCTTTCCTTTTCTAAGATGATGGTCGATGCATCATTAGCTACCAAAGCAGCATCTGAAATCTGTCTCCCTTTTAAAAAGGCATTTTGGTTTTCTGAGATCAGTTTCCTTATCACCTTTTTTAGCCTTCCAGCCAACAATTTAGCTATGATCTTATATACACTACCCAAAAGAGTAATAAAAATGAAATCTTTGGTTTCCTCTGCACCTTTCTTTTTGGGAATAAGAGTAATGAATGTGGCATTTAGACTACTCACAAAGGTGCCTTCTTGCCAAAATGTCTCAACTGTTTTCATCACATCTTCTTTGACAGTGTTccaacatttttgaaagaaatacatgTTGAAACCATCAGGGCCTGGGGCTTTATCTCCTTCAAACATCTTAACTACAGCTTCCACTTCTTCACTAGTGAAAGGTTCTTCAAGCCAGATCTTTTCCTCCTCTGAAATTTTAATCAACTCTTCATCACTCCATTTTGGTCTCCACTTTTCTGTCTCAGTGAAAAGTTCTTTATAAAAATTGAGAATATGATCTCTGATTACATCTTCCTCCCCCACCAAATTACGATGAATTCGAATTCTATCGATAGTATTATACCTCCTGTGTGCATTGGCTTGTTTATGAAAGAATTTAGTATTTCTATCACCTTGCTAAGCCAAATACACCTAGATTTTTGTCTCCATGAAATCTCTTCAGCTTTTGCAATTTCCTCTAACTCTTTATTTATGACGTCTATTTTGGTATCTTTCTGCTCCTTAATACAACATTGGACAATTTGATAATGATAGATCATACTAAACCAACCTCTACAACCCTTACAAGGCACTTCCAAAACTCTATTGAGATCTGTCTATCCCTCATAGCTTTCCTGTTATACTCCTGTGTATCTAACTTTGTGAGTGTAGCAaaagttactattaagaaaaGATGCATTATGCAGAAGTGGAAGTGAAGATTGatactcaagtcattcccaaaagAGATAGTTTGTATCTTGGGTCTATAATCCAAGGcaacggggagattgacgaggatgttactCATCTCATTGGAGCGGGGTGGATGAGATGGAGGCTAGCTTTGGGGGTTTTAtgcgataagaatgtgccacctagacttaagggcaagttctaCAGGGCGGTGGTTAGACcaactatgttgtatggagcttagtgttggcccgtcaagaagtcccatgtccagaagatgaaactagctgaaatgaggatgttgagatggatgtgtggacaTACCAGGAaagacaagattaggaatgaagttattaggaACAAGGTGGGAGTGGCCTCTGTGGAGGACAAGTTGTGGGAATCGAGGCTGTgatggtttgggcatgtgaagaggagagacatAGATGCTCTAGTCAGAAGGTGTGAGAGACTGACCATGGCGGGCTTAGAGcgtgatttttttcttcttagatCGAATTAGAATGAAATAGATTCATTCAGTAACTTTCACAACAATCGGAATTTGACCTCCTGTGCCTGTGAATTAAAGAAAGGAGGAggtcaatcaaaaaaaaaagagatgttaATTAATCAAAGGTCCAACTGATCACCACGCCTGTATTGTAAATATGCAGTTAGGAATAATCCAGCCAAAGTAATAGGAGAGCAAGGACAGGGGTAGGCCaaaaaagtattggggagaggtgatcagtgTTAAAAATAGCGTGAAGCGAGGAAAAACGACAACCCCCAtttcgcttaaagcgagaagcgagaagcgaagcgctcgcttttttgaagtgaagcggaatttaaaaatatatatattaaaataaatactgcATAGACAACACATGTAACTGTAAGCtaatgttcaatacttcaatgtaaaaactaaagagtagcatcaattaaagcacaaaatgagcatcatattcttctacaagattgtcAAGCGAGATGCGACATTTGGATCACCACTGATTAGATGCGCTTTTTGACGATAGATTCCCCCATTTGAAATCTTGTCACAAAAAAGACGTCTAATTGTCATCTTGTTGGTCTCGCTAACTCTTGTAAAGTAAGCCCAAGCAGGGTCTTTCCTATCTTCTTTTGGTGCCACTAAAAGAACAACTacataacacataagaaaaggcAATAAAAACTAAGAAACTGTGAAAGAAGAATTGAAGGTGAAAAAAAATTTCTGTTGCTGGATTCTGGGAAAGAACCGAAGGTTAAAAAAAATTCGCCAGCATTTCGCTACTATTTGGACGTTGAAACAgtaagagaagaagaagaagaagtcagaaaaaaaaaaagaagaagtcagaagAAGATGAGAAGAaatcagaagaagaagagaaaatcatCACATACCTGTTGCTGGAATCTCTGTTGAAGAACCCTAGTCGCAGAGACTCTCAGATGCTCTGCTGGTTGTGTTTAATAAAAGAACACTGAAAACCattcttttttaattaaataggctGGCAGCTGTTTAAAACAAAGAAGCGCTCGCTTCGGTCGCTTCTCGCTTTTTAGTGGGAAGCGGTCGCTTTTTCCTACCTGAGTCGCTTCACATGGCAGAAGCGAGGAAGGGGTCAGTTCacttcgcttctcgctttaagcgacCGCTTTTTCTAACACCGGAGGTGATTAGGCGGGACATGTCACTGTTTCaccttaccgaggacatgactcacgataggaaggtgtggaggtcgaggattaaggttgTAGGTTGACAAGTAGTTGTGAGTTTCTCCTAGGTTTACGAGTAGTATTAGTACTATTCTTGTATTCTTTTATTCCTGGTTCTATATTACTTGTTATGTCACTCGCTTCCATTACCGTATTACATTACTGCTTCTATTGCttgttgctttatttttattgttcCTTAAGCCGAGGGTCGATTTGACACAACCTCTCTGCCTttatagggtaggggtaaggctacgtacacactaccctcacCAGACCCCACGTATGGGATTAagctgggtttgttgttgttgttgggataTCACAAAGAATTAAATAAGGATGATTGAAATGGAAGAGTACTACGGGTGTACTATGCAATAGTAGAgattgaaaaagaataaaaaattacagAATACCATCTACCTAATCTAAGCGAAAGTTTTATATCATTACTACAATTCTCACATATCCTTAATATAATTATAAAGTTTGATATCATATCTCCATATTCTCAAACATAATTCTTGCAAGATTCTTAAAAGTTAAGACGCTAACCTACTTGAAGAGCTCTAATTTTTCATCATTCGCTCATCATACAGTTATGAATCAAACCAGACGCTACTGATGTAAATGTGTAGAAACTTAACAATTCAAGATGAAGAGAAACTTAACAATTCAAGATGAAGAGAAACTGAAACTAATATGCCATCATGCACCAGAAATCATGAAATCTTTCCAATAATTTATATTCACTAAAAAGGAAGGTACAGAAGCACGCAATGCAGATAATATGAATGCTATTATCGCTGGGAGGTTAAATATCTCTGCAAAAGAACTTTATTGACAAGACAAGTCAAAGAAGCAATTCAAG
Above is a window of Nicotiana tabacum cultivar K326 chromosome 8, ASM71507v2, whole genome shotgun sequence DNA encoding:
- the LOC107818079 gene encoding actin-related protein 4, coding for MYGGDEVSAIVIDLGSHTCKAGYAGEDAPKAVFPSVVGSVDQMEVDNPDNPEDNSGSAPDSKSKGKRRLYVGSQALGFRRDLMEVLSPIKDGMVVDWDIVENIWDHAFRECLLIDPKEHPMLLAEPCSNTQQQREKAAEIMFEKYQVPALFLAKNAVLTSFASGRATSLVVDSGGGSTTVAPVHDGYVLQKAVATSPIGGEILTDCLIKSLEQKGITIKPRYSFKRKEIRPGEFQTVDLDFPDTTESYKLYCQRAIASDIKECVSRAPDTPYDDSSYSNIPTTSYELPDGQTIEVGADRFKIPDIIFNPSLVQTIPGMESFAETAASLRGLPQMVIESINKCDVDIRRELFSSILLAGGTASMQQLKERLEKDLLEESPQAARVKVLASGNATERRFSVWIGGSILASLGSFQQMWFSKSEYEEHGASYVQRKCP